The proteins below are encoded in one region of Sedimentibacter sp. zth1:
- the nifU gene encoding Fe-S cluster assembly scaffold protein NifU: MYTEKVMDHFRNPRNVGEIIKADGVGEVGNPTCGDIMKIYLKINEDQIIEDVKFQTFGCGSAIASSSMATELIKGKSIQDAVELTNKAVIEALGGLPPVKVHCSVLAEQAVKAALYDYSQKHSITIKGLENYDPHATDDIHDHTHGEE; the protein is encoded by the coding sequence ATGTATACTGAAAAAGTAATGGATCACTTTAGAAATCCAAGAAATGTAGGAGAAATAATCAAAGCAGATGGTGTTGGTGAAGTAGGCAACCCAACTTGCGGTGATATAATGAAAATATACTTAAAAATTAATGAAGACCAAATTATTGAAGATGTTAAATTTCAAACATTTGGTTGCGGTTCAGCAATTGCATCGTCTAGTATGGCAACAGAGTTAATTAAGGGAAAAAGCATACAAGATGCAGTAGAGTTAACTAATAAAGCTGTAATTGAAGCTTTAGGTGGACTACCACCAGTTAAGGTACACTGTTCTGTATTAGCAGAACAAGCTGTAAAAGCCGCTCTTTATGACTATTCTCAAAAACATAGCATTACTATAAAGGGATTGGAAAATTATGATCCACATGCAACAGATGATATACATGATCATACACATGGAGAAGAATAA
- the mnmA gene encoding tRNA 2-thiouridine(34) synthase MnmA, translating to MDNKKVLLGMSGGVDSTASAILLKQQGYEVIGATYRLTDDENFEKSISDAKYSADLIGIDHIVVDYRNEFKDKVISNFISEYSMGHTPNPCVVCNKNIKFNQFLKTADKMGIKYVASGQYANIRENNGRYYIVKARNIAKDQTYFVYSLKENILDRVIFPMGNMISKDDTRKIVHDAGIKIYNKKDSQEICFIKNMKYTDYINANSNITFKAGNFVDTKGNILGKHSGIINYTIGQRKGLGVTFGKPVFVVDIDYKNNTVVLGENEDLFKDKLKLSNYTFINEEYDRELNKLTAKIRYAAKEENVVITKENDGLLVKFENPVRAITKGQSVVFYDGDILVGGGIIE from the coding sequence ATGGATAATAAAAAAGTTTTATTAGGAATGAGTGGAGGAGTAGACAGTACTGCGTCAGCAATTTTATTAAAGCAACAAGGCTATGAAGTAATAGGTGCAACCTACAGACTTACGGATGATGAGAATTTTGAAAAAAGCATAAGTGATGCAAAATATTCTGCTGATTTGATTGGTATAGATCATATAGTAGTTGATTACAGAAATGAATTTAAAGATAAGGTTATAAGTAATTTTATTAGTGAGTATTCAATGGGTCATACGCCAAATCCATGTGTTGTATGTAATAAAAACATTAAATTCAATCAGTTTTTAAAAACTGCAGATAAAATGGGTATTAAATATGTTGCATCTGGACAATATGCTAATATTCGAGAAAATAATGGTAGATATTATATAGTAAAAGCTAGAAATATAGCCAAAGATCAAACTTATTTTGTATATTCTTTAAAAGAAAATATTTTAGATAGAGTTATATTTCCTATGGGAAATATGATATCAAAAGACGACACAAGAAAAATTGTACATGATGCAGGTATAAAAATTTATAATAAGAAAGATAGTCAAGAAATCTGTTTTATTAAGAATATGAAATATACAGATTATATAAATGCTAATTCTAATATAACATTTAAAGCAGGTAATTTTGTAGATACAAAAGGTAATATTTTAGGCAAGCATTCTGGAATAATAAACTATACTATTGGTCAAAGAAAAGGACTTGGTGTAACATTTGGCAAGCCTGTATTTGTAGTTGATATAGATTACAAGAATAATACAGTTGTTCTTGGTGAAAATGAAGATTTGTTTAAAGATAAATTAAAATTATCAAATTACACTTTTATTAATGAAGAATATGATAGAGAATTAAATAAACTAACAGCTAAAATTAGATATGCTGCAAAAGAGGAAAATGTTGTAATTACAAAAGAAAATGATGGATTATTGGTAAAATTTGAAAACCCAGTTCGTGCCATAACAAAAGGCCAATCCGTAGTATTTTATGACGGTGATATTTTGGTTGGAGGGGGCATAATTGAGTAA
- the alaS gene encoding alanine--tRNA ligase → MENKYSINNIREQYLDFYRSKGHLIEQSASLIPKNDKTLLLVAAGMAPLKKYFTGAETPPSKRMSTCQKCVRTNDMENVGVTARHLTFFEMLGNFSFGDYFKKEAITWAWEFLTKRMEIPAEKLWATVYIEDEEAIDLWTSLTEMPRERIVKLGKEDNFWELEVGPSGPSSEIYFDKGAEFGCGSPDCKPGCDCDRYTEIWNLVFTQFDKDENGVYNPLEHPNIDTGMGLERVAMTLQGKETVFDVEPLYSVIKKAEEISDVKYKTNLKNDTSIKIIADHSRALSFLIGDGVIPSNEGRGYVLRRLIRRALRQGKLLGIDRDFLTETVQVVIDEWSHAYPELKEKESYILKVVKIEEEKFRKTIDQGLEMLQKEINNAKQNGHNKLDGQITFKLYDTFGFPYELTEEILAENNFEFDKQEFLDIMEEHRIMARESRGKAGSSGWKDSEINVEGKKTEFVGYDNNSIKSKVSKIFVDNKEAKEISIGEKGIIALSSSPFYAEMGGQIGDTGKIFTKDFEATVLNTKKLNNIFIHEVIVDNGIIKLNEDVTAKIDVFRRKNIAKNHTATHILHKVLKEVLGDHVNQAGSLVTEDRLRFDYTHFEMVDENTLKEIEKRVNDEILKDYKVITDVVSLEEAKAQGAMALFDEKYGDVVRLVKVGDFSKELCGGTHIDETAKIGMFKILSEGGIASGVRRIEAVTGKAAIEYLNNIDNIVSELMKSLKATKDEIVNKVSVLKKEVKDRDKEIAKLNNEILKSNMDDILNNFDEINGVKVYSIKLKNTDANTLRDIADKIKDKNPSCVIVLASEVNEKVIFVASVTKDLIQKGIQAGNIVKKAASVAGGGGGGRPDFAQAGGKDVTKIDEALKKAKEGIINQLN, encoded by the coding sequence ATGGAAAATAAATATTCAATTAATAATATAAGAGAACAATATTTAGATTTTTATAGATCAAAGGGACATTTAATAGAGCAAAGTGCATCGTTAATACCTAAAAATGATAAGACACTACTTTTGGTTGCCGCTGGTATGGCTCCTTTGAAAAAATATTTTACAGGAGCAGAAACACCACCAAGCAAAAGAATGAGCACATGTCAGAAATGTGTTAGAACTAATGATATGGAAAATGTAGGTGTTACTGCAAGACACTTGACATTTTTTGAAATGTTAGGAAACTTTTCTTTTGGAGATTACTTTAAAAAAGAAGCTATAACATGGGCATGGGAGTTTTTAACTAAAAGAATGGAAATTCCTGCTGAAAAACTTTGGGCAACAGTTTATATAGAGGATGAAGAAGCAATTGATTTATGGACTTCTTTAACTGAAATGCCAAGAGAAAGAATAGTTAAGTTAGGTAAAGAAGATAATTTTTGGGAACTTGAAGTTGGTCCTAGTGGTCCAAGTTCAGAAATATATTTTGATAAAGGTGCTGAATTTGGTTGTGGTAGTCCTGATTGCAAACCAGGATGTGATTGCGATAGATATACAGAGATATGGAACTTAGTATTTACACAATTTGACAAGGATGAAAATGGAGTTTATAATCCGTTAGAACATCCAAATATTGATACTGGTATGGGACTCGAAAGAGTTGCTATGACATTACAGGGAAAAGAAACTGTTTTTGATGTTGAGCCTTTATATAGTGTTATTAAAAAAGCTGAAGAAATTAGCGATGTTAAATATAAAACAAACTTAAAGAATGATACATCAATTAAAATTATAGCTGATCATTCAAGAGCACTTTCATTCTTAATCGGTGATGGTGTTATACCATCAAATGAAGGTAGAGGATATGTTCTAAGAAGGTTAATTAGAAGAGCATTGAGACAAGGAAAACTACTTGGAATAGATAGAGATTTCTTGACTGAAACTGTTCAAGTTGTAATTGATGAATGGAGCCATGCTTACCCTGAACTAAAAGAAAAAGAAAGCTATATATTGAAAGTAGTTAAAATAGAAGAAGAAAAATTTAGAAAAACTATTGATCAAGGTCTTGAAATGTTACAGAAAGAAATTAATAATGCAAAACAAAACGGTCATAATAAATTAGATGGTCAAATAACATTTAAATTGTATGATACTTTTGGTTTCCCTTATGAATTAACAGAGGAAATACTAGCTGAAAATAATTTTGAATTTGATAAACAAGAGTTTTTAGACATTATGGAAGAACATAGAATTATGGCTAGAGAGTCTAGAGGAAAAGCTGGTAGTTCTGGATGGAAAGATAGCGAAATCAATGTAGAAGGCAAGAAAACTGAATTTGTTGGATATGACAACAATTCAATAAAATCAAAGGTTTCTAAAATATTTGTTGATAATAAAGAAGCTAAAGAAATATCAATTGGTGAAAAAGGAATTATAGCTTTATCATCTTCACCGTTTTACGCTGAAATGGGTGGACAAATTGGCGATACTGGTAAAATATTTACAAAGGATTTTGAAGCAACAGTTTTAAATACAAAAAAACTTAATAATATTTTTATACATGAAGTTATAGTTGATAATGGAATTATAAAATTAAATGAGGATGTTACAGCTAAAATTGATGTTTTTAGAAGAAAAAATATTGCAAAAAATCATACAGCAACTCATATTTTGCACAAGGTATTAAAAGAGGTGCTTGGTGATCACGTAAATCAAGCCGGTTCATTAGTTACTGAAGATAGATTAAGATTTGACTATACGCATTTCGAAATGGTAGACGAAAATACTCTTAAAGAAATCGAAAAAAGAGTTAATGATGAAATACTAAAAGATTATAAAGTAATAACAGATGTTGTTTCACTAGAAGAAGCTAAAGCACAGGGTGCTATGGCATTATTTGATGAAAAATATGGAGATGTTGTTAGATTGGTAAAAGTTGGAGATTTTAGTAAAGAACTTTGTGGTGGTACTCACATTGATGAAACAGCTAAAATTGGTATGTTTAAAATATTATCTGAAGGTGGAATAGCTTCAGGTGTTAGAAGAATAGAAGCTGTTACTGGAAAAGCTGCAATTGAGTATTTAAATAATATCGACAATATTGTTTCAGAACTTATGAAATCATTAAAAGCAACAAAAGATGAGATTGTTAACAAGGTTTCAGTATTAAAGAAAGAAGTTAAGGATAGAGACAAAGAAATAGCAAAACTTAACAATGAAATATTAAAATCTAATATGGATGATATACTTAATAACTTTGATGAGATTAATGGTGTTAAAGTCTATAGTATAAAATTAAAAAATACTGATGCAAATACATTAAGAGATATAGCAGATAAAATTAAGGATAAAAATCCTAGTTGTGTTATTGTTTTAGCTTCTGAAGTTAATGAAAAAGTTATTTTTGTAGCATCAGTTACTAAAGATTTAATACAAAAAGGAATTCAAGCTGGTAATATTGTTAAAAAAGCAGCTAGTGTAGCTGGAGGCGGCGGTGGTGGAAGACCTGATTTCGCACAAGCTGGAGGAAAAGATGTAACTAAAATTGATGAGGCTTTGAAAAAAGCAAAAGAAGGAATTATTAATCAATTAAACTAA
- a CDS encoding IreB family regulatory phosphoprotein, with product MANNIEKNLCNTTSNIGQNTAKFDYNTESLNKAREILSQVYQSLQEKGYNPSTQLIGYLLSGDPTYITNYNNARSLIRKIERDELLEEILKVYLDVLNL from the coding sequence ATGGCGAATAATATTGAAAAGAATTTATGTAATACAACCAGTAATATTGGGCAAAATACAGCTAAATTTGACTACAATACCGAATCATTGAACAAAGCAAGAGAAATATTATCTCAAGTATATCAATCTTTACAAGAAAAAGGGTACAATCCTAGTACGCAATTAATCGGATATTTGCTATCAGGGGATCCTACGTACATTACAAATTATAATAATGCACGAAGTTTAATACGTAAGATAGAAAGAGATGAGCTTTTAGAAGAAATTTTGAAAGTTTATTTAGATGTTTTGAACTTATAA
- a CDS encoding aldo/keto reductase encodes MIYTELKEIKKMSKICFGTLALSNLQNNECLEQKVSVLDYAYEKGINFYDTAELYDNYDILGKFMQNKRRDSLYIATKSYAYNKETAKYSIEKALKELNTDYIDIFMLHEQDNGNNFRGHYEAVQEFMKYKSQGIIKRFGISTHAIQAVNDSVEFDEIDIVFTIMNSTGIGINDGTKEKMLDAIKYAKANGKFIMAMKPYGGGHLINDTYNAFNFVNNIKEIDSIAVGMKNKSEVDVNINYLENKPITEELKKSVRDTKRTLCIAYWCEGCGKCVKRCKQNALSIVDGKCTVDMSKCVLCSYCASACDSFCIKIV; translated from the coding sequence ATGATATATACAGAGTTAAAAGAAATAAAGAAAATGTCAAAAATTTGTTTTGGGACATTAGCTTTAAGCAATTTACAAAACAATGAATGCTTAGAACAAAAGGTAAGCGTGCTTGACTATGCATATGAAAAAGGTATAAATTTTTACGATACTGCTGAGCTTTATGATAACTATGACATTCTAGGTAAATTTATGCAAAACAAAAGAAGAGATAGCTTATACATAGCAACAAAAAGTTATGCATATAATAAAGAAACTGCTAAGTACAGTATAGAAAAGGCTTTAAAAGAGCTTAATACTGATTATATAGATATTTTTATGTTGCATGAACAAGATAATGGCAACAATTTTCGAGGACATTATGAAGCTGTACAAGAATTTATGAAATATAAAAGTCAAGGAATAATTAAGCGTTTTGGAATATCTACACATGCTATACAAGCAGTAAATGATAGTGTTGAATTTGATGAAATAGATATAGTTTTTACAATTATGAACAGTACTGGTATTGGAATTAATGATGGAACTAAGGAAAAAATGCTAGATGCAATAAAATATGCAAAAGCAAATGGAAAATTTATTATGGCTATGAAACCATATGGTGGCGGTCATTTAATAAATGATACATATAATGCTTTCAATTTTGTAAATAATATTAAAGAAATTGATTCAATAGCTGTTGGTATGAAAAACAAATCAGAAGTAGATGTTAATATAAATTATTTAGAAAACAAGCCTATTACTGAAGAGCTTAAAAAAAGTGTAAGAGATACGAAAAGAACCTTGTGCATTGCATATTGGTGTGAAGGTTGTGGTAAATGTGTTAAAAGATGTAAGCAAAATGCATTGTCCATTGTTGATGGAAAATGTACTGTTGATATGAGTAAATGTGTATTATGCAGCTATTGCGCAAGTGCATGTGATAGCTTTTGTATAAAAATAGTGTGA
- the ruvX gene encoding Holliday junction resolvase RuvX, protein MDRLIGLDVGDRTIGVAVSDLLMITAQGVTTIRRTNFKADILELKKIIEEYNVNKIIVGMPKMMNGTIGIQGEKVINFTEKMKAKIDLPVDFQDERLTTALSEKILISADVKRKKRKQVIDKLAAVEILSTYMDKMKRTL, encoded by the coding sequence ATGGATAGACTAATAGGGTTAGATGTAGGAGATAGAACAATTGGGGTTGCAGTTAGTGATTTGTTAATGATAACAGCACAAGGTGTAACTACTATAAGAAGAACTAATTTTAAAGCGGATATTTTAGAATTAAAAAAAATAATCGAAGAATATAATGTAAATAAAATTATAGTAGGAATGCCTAAAATGATGAATGGAACGATTGGTATTCAAGGTGAGAAGGTTATAAATTTTACTGAGAAAATGAAAGCAAAAATTGATTTACCAGTAGATTTCCAGGATGAAAGATTAACAACAGCATTATCTGAAAAAATACTAATAAGTGCTGATGTGAAAAGGAAAAAAAGAAAACAGGTTATTGATAAACTAGCGGCAGTTGAAATTCTTTCAACCTATATGGATAAAATGAAAAGAACCTTATAG
- a CDS encoding DUF1292 domain-containing protein, giving the protein MSNKKKFNNDIIENELEEDEDDYEEQVVELINDAGKVERLIVEATFHLDNIKYAVLREENSDEGMIYSIDELQNGEVMFNMIEDEEELKEVIEIYEAMADDII; this is encoded by the coding sequence ATGAGCAATAAGAAAAAATTCAATAATGATATTATTGAAAATGAATTAGAAGAGGATGAGGACGATTACGAAGAACAAGTAGTTGAATTGATTAATGATGCTGGGAAAGTTGAAAGATTGATTGTAGAAGCTACTTTTCACCTTGATAATATTAAATATGCTGTATTAAGAGAAGAAAATTCTGATGAGGGAATGATTTACAGTATAGATGAATTACAAAATGGTGAAGTTATGTTTAACATGATTGAAGACGAAGAAGAATTAAAAGAGGTAATAGAAATATATGAAGCTATGGCTGATGATATAATATAG
- a CDS encoding ribonuclease J, producing the protein MAQTKKNKLKIIPLGGLGEIGKNITAIEYNKDIIVIDCGMAFPEDEMLGIDIVIPDVTYLIKNKDRVRGLFLTHGHEDHIGGIPYVLKKINIPVYGTRLTIGLVENKLLEHKLEDVSLNVINPGEFVKLGCFKVNFIRTNHSIPDSVGFAIETPMGTVVHTGDFKIDYTPIKGEVIDLNAFAQYGKKGVLVAMCDSTNVERPGFTQSERTVGYKFMDVFKECKHRIIVATFASNIHRVQQIVNAAVLYNRKVAISGRSMVNVVKVAQELGYLDVPEGTIININDLKKYKDEEIALITTGSQGEPMSALTRMANNDHKKVVIKEGDMVIISASPIPGNEKTVARVINLLYKKGADVLYDALEEIHVSGHARQEELKLMLSLLKPKFFMPVHGEYRHLRHHAKLAMSLGIEKSNILIAENGNVLEFNTKSGAINGSVQSGKILVDGLGVGDVGNIVLRDRKHLSENGLIIAVITIDKKTGEMISGPDIVSRGFIYVRENIDLIEESKIIVKTAFNKCKDANIKDWSSIKAMIKDDLSNFIYEKIKRSPMILPIIMEVSVNERI; encoded by the coding sequence TTGGCACAAACCAAAAAAAATAAATTAAAAATTATCCCGCTAGGTGGATTAGGCGAGATTGGAAAAAATATAACTGCTATAGAATATAATAAGGATATTATTGTTATAGATTGTGGTATGGCTTTTCCTGAGGACGAAATGCTTGGAATAGATATAGTTATACCAGATGTTACTTATCTTATAAAAAATAAAGATAGAGTAAGAGGCTTATTTTTAACACATGGACATGAGGATCACATAGGTGGTATTCCTTACGTGCTTAAAAAAATTAATATACCTGTATATGGAACAAGGCTTACGATTGGATTAGTTGAAAATAAGTTACTTGAACATAAATTAGAGGATGTTAGCTTAAATGTTATAAATCCAGGTGAATTTGTTAAATTAGGATGTTTTAAGGTTAACTTTATAAGAACAAATCATAGCATACCTGATTCTGTCGGTTTTGCAATAGAAACGCCTATGGGTACTGTAGTTCATACAGGGGATTTTAAAATTGATTATACACCAATTAAAGGTGAAGTAATAGATTTAAATGCTTTTGCTCAATATGGAAAAAAAGGTGTTCTGGTTGCAATGTGTGATAGTACAAATGTTGAAAGACCAGGATTTACACAGTCTGAGCGAACTGTAGGATATAAGTTTATGGATGTATTTAAAGAGTGTAAACATAGAATCATTGTTGCTACGTTTGCATCTAATATCCATAGAGTTCAACAAATTGTTAATGCTGCTGTTTTATATAACAGAAAGGTAGCTATTTCTGGTAGAAGTATGGTGAATGTTGTAAAAGTGGCTCAAGAGCTAGGATATTTAGACGTACCAGAAGGAACTATTATAAATATTAATGATTTAAAAAAATACAAAGATGAAGAAATAGCGTTAATTACAACTGGTAGTCAAGGGGAGCCAATGTCAGCTCTTACTAGAATGGCTAATAATGATCATAAGAAAGTAGTAATAAAAGAAGGCGATATGGTAATAATATCTGCAAGTCCTATTCCTGGTAATGAAAAAACTGTAGCTAGAGTAATAAACCTGTTGTATAAAAAGGGCGCAGATGTGTTATATGATGCATTAGAAGAGATACATGTTTCAGGTCATGCTAGACAAGAAGAATTAAAATTGATGCTATCATTATTAAAACCTAAATTTTTCATGCCAGTTCATGGTGAATACAGACATTTAAGACATCATGCTAAATTAGCAATGTCTCTTGGAATAGAGAAAAGCAATATTTTGATTGCTGAAAATGGTAATGTACTAGAGTTCAATACTAAATCAGGTGCAATAAATGGTAGTGTTCAATCAGGAAAAATATTAGTTGATGGATTGGGTGTTGGAGATGTTGGAAATATAGTATTAAGAGATAGAAAGCACTTATCTGAAAACGGGCTAATAATTGCTGTAATTACAATTGACAAGAAAACTGGAGAAATGATATCTGGACCAGATATAGTTTCTAGGGGATTTATCTATGTTAGAGAAAACATTGACTTGATTGAAGAATCTAAAATAATTGTAAAAACTGCATTTAATAAGTGTAAAGACGCTAACATAAAAGACTGGAGTTCTATAAAAGCAATGATAAAAGATGATTTAAGCAATTTTATCTATGAAAAAATAAAGAGAAGTCCTATGATATTGCCTATAATTATGGAGGTTAGCGTAAATGAACGCATATGA
- a CDS encoding YlbF family regulator, with protein sequence MNAYDLAKQLAETIKLSDEYVQYKNAKKNVYSNEKCKTVLQNIEDRMMEIQLASMQGGEIEPDKIEEYEKLQAEAMQNETIKDYYEKEMKFEQIMNEISQVISETVEL encoded by the coding sequence ATGAACGCATATGATTTAGCTAAACAATTGGCTGAAACAATTAAACTAAGTGATGAATATGTGCAATATAAAAATGCTAAGAAAAATGTTTATTCAAATGAAAAATGTAAAACAGTGCTTCAAAACATTGAAGATAGAATGATGGAAATACAATTAGCATCAATGCAAGGTGGAGAAATTGAGCCTGATAAAATTGAAGAATATGAGAAGCTACAAGCTGAAGCTATGCAGAATGAAACTATAAAAGATTACTATGAAAAAGAAATGAAATTTGAACAAATTATGAATGAAATTTCTCAAGTGATATCTGAAACGGTAGAATTATAG
- the mltG gene encoding endolytic transglycosylase MltG gives MKKFVIILIFVLILAIGSFMYISNYMESSLSPVDINDTTLITVEIPSGSNTTTIANILYEKKLINNVNSFKYLAKKDGYDVLLKAGEFTLSKSMSAKEILDNLVNKSHSNNTINLTIIEGLTLEDTAKSISEQLSLDEGKLLELMKDADKSRASHEFLKDNEDIKDLQGYLLPETYNLYVGMTEEDIIDFLLTQFDKYYENTILSALKNTTLNFEEVIILASIVEKEAMLKEEKPIISGVFINRLEIDMKLQSCATVNYAQGEWKARLSEQDILIDSPYNTYINVGLPPSPINSPGKDSINAVLHPEKVDYLYFLAKGDGSHYFSVTYDEHLKAKENYID, from the coding sequence ATGAAAAAGTTTGTAATTATTTTGATATTTGTTTTAATACTAGCTATTGGATCATTTATGTATATATCTAATTATATGGAAAGCTCTTTGAGTCCAGTCGATATAAATGATACTACACTAATTACTGTTGAGATTCCTTCAGGTAGCAATACAACTACTATAGCAAATATTCTATATGAAAAAAAATTGATTAATAATGTTAATTCATTCAAATATTTAGCAAAAAAAGATGGTTATGATGTTTTATTAAAGGCTGGAGAATTTACGTTAAGTAAAAGTATGAGTGCTAAAGAGATATTGGACAATTTAGTAAATAAGTCACACTCAAATAATACTATTAATTTAACCATAATAGAAGGATTGACATTAGAAGATACTGCAAAATCAATATCAGAACAATTATCTTTAGATGAAGGTAAATTATTAGAACTTATGAAAGATGCGGATAAATCTAGAGCATCACATGAATTTTTAAAAGATAATGAGGACATAAAGGATTTACAAGGTTACTTATTACCGGAAACATATAATCTTTATGTGGGAATGACTGAAGAAGATATTATTGATTTTTTATTAACACAATTTGATAAATACTATGAAAATACAATTCTTTCTGCATTAAAAAATACAACGCTTAATTTTGAAGAAGTTATAATTCTTGCTTCTATAGTAGAAAAAGAAGCGATGCTAAAAGAAGAAAAACCTATAATATCAGGCGTGTTTATTAACAGGCTTGAAATTGATATGAAGCTTCAATCTTGTGCAACTGTTAACTATGCTCAGGGAGAATGGAAAGCGAGATTATCAGAACAAGATATTTTGATAGATTCTCCATACAACACTTATATTAATGTTGGGCTACCTCCTTCACCAATTAATTCACCTGGTAAGGATTCCATAAATGCAGTCTTGCACCCAGAAAAAGTAGATTACTTATATTTTTTAGCGAAAGGAGATGGTTCTCATTATTTCTCAGTTACTTATGATGAACATCTTAAGGCTAAAGAAAACTATATAGATTAA
- a CDS encoding O-methyltransferase: protein MDTITREYIQTYIQSLIENESDALEKFRENCVENHRPIIQKEVGQFIKVMLNILKPKKILEVGTNVGFSSIFMCNSLNKDVDILSIEINEEVFNEAIENIEKFGCQKNIRVINDDAINALDYITEKFDIAFIDAAKSHYDKFLDKIIKILNPNGVIICDNVLYKGLIANDDLVVKRKRTIVRNMREFLDYISHDKRFETSIIPIGDGVALINLKNV, encoded by the coding sequence ATGGACACAATAACAAGGGAGTATATACAAACATATATACAAAGCTTAATAGAAAATGAAAGTGATGCATTAGAAAAATTTAGAGAAAATTGTGTTGAGAACCATAGACCAATTATTCAAAAAGAAGTAGGGCAATTTATTAAGGTAATGCTTAATATTTTAAAACCTAAAAAGATATTAGAAGTTGGGACCAATGTAGGTTTCTCTTCTATATTTATGTGCAATTCTTTGAATAAGGATGTAGATATACTTTCAATAGAAATTAATGAAGAAGTATTTAATGAAGCTATTGAAAATATCGAAAAATTTGGTTGCCAAAAAAATATTAGAGTTATAAATGATGATGCTATCAATGCTTTAGATTACATTACAGAAAAATTTGATATTGCATTTATTGATGCGGCTAAAAGTCACTATGATAAGTTTTTAGATAAAATTATTAAAATATTAAATCCAAATGGGGTTATAATATGTGACAATGTGTTGTATAAAGGATTAATTGCTAATGATGATTTAGTAGTTAAAAGGAAAAGAACAATTGTAAGAAATATGAGGGAATTTTTAGATTATATTTCACATGATAAAAGATTTGAAACTTCAATAATTCCTATTGGGGATGGAGTGGCTTTAATAAATTTAAAAAATGTTTAG